The DNA window ACGACCCCAGCACATTGATCGACAGGGTGGCGAACGGGAAGGCGTCGCCGAGCACGCCCTGCACCACGAGAGACTGCCCATACCGGGCAAACGCGCCCAGGATGGCGAAAACGGAGATGTAAACGGAAACCATCAAACGTCCTGAAAATCAAGAGAGGGCGGCCAGTGCCGCGATGCGTGCCCGGCGCGCTGCCCAAAGCGTCATGAAAGCAACCGGGATTGTTGTTGTTTTCTCCAGAGCGGGTGGCTCGCGGCGGCGGTTGTGCGCGCATCAGGTCGGCGGCGCCCACACCAGAACCAGCCCGAACACCAGCACCAGCAGGATGCCGATGTAGGCGAGATACGCGTTCATCAGGCCGTTCTGCAGAAAACGCAACTTGCGCGCCAGCCCATGCACCGTGCGCACTGCCGGGGTGAACAGCAGCGCGCCGAACACGGGGGCTTGCGAATAGCTGAACTGCAGTTCCTTGAGAAAGTAGGGCTTGCCTTCGAACTGCCGCGCCACGGCGTTGTGCGGGCGATAAACAAAGTTGTAGAACACCCGCATCGCGTTGGAGAACGACAGCGCGGTGGTCGCTCCGGCGTGGGCGGCGTAGTCTTCGCCGCCGCACCACAGCGGCGCGCGGCGTACCGCAAAGCGCCTGCGGCCCCAGACCAGCCAGAGCGGCAACAGCGCCAACAGCGGCACGGCCATCACCAGCATGGCCGGGGAGATGAAGGCAAACCCGGCCGACAGCGGCACCAGCAGCCAGCCATGGGTCATTTGCCGTGCGGCATTCACGGCGGGCCAGGCGGCTTGTTGCATCAGCGGCAGCCACCACACCAGGGTCACGGCGAACACCGGCGCGGCCAGGCCGGTGATGAGCACGGAGAACCTTTGCAATGCCGTCAGTTCCGTCTGGTGTTTGCGATGTTGCGCGGAGTGCTCCTCGTTCTGCCCCAGCAGGCCGACGCCGAACAGCTTGACCATGGTCGCCAGGGCGATGGCGGTGGTCAGCGCCAAGCCCGCCCCGGCCAGCGCCAGGGCGATGCGCGAGCCGTCGCCCTTCAAGGTGAAGTCGTGGAACAGGGCCTGGAACAAATACCACTCGCTCACAAACCCGGCGGTGGGCGGCATGGCGGCCAGGCTCATGGCGGCGAACACCGCACCCAGGCCGAGGGTGAGCGGCGCATGGCGCAGGATGGCGTTTTGCCGCAGATGATGGTTGCCCTGCAGCGCGGCGGCTGAATCGGCCGTGAGAAACAGGCTGCCCTTGGCCAGGCTGTGGCCCATGAGGTGAAGCATGCCCACCGTCCAGGCCAGCGCCGACAGCATGTCCTGGCCACCGGCGCGGAAAATCAGCGCCGCGCCCAGCGCGGTCACGGCAACCCCGGCGTTCTCGGCGGAGGAAAACGCCAGCAGCCGCCGCCAGTCGCTTTGCTGGAAGGCGTAGAGGATGGCGAGGATGGCGGTGAACATGCCCGCCGCCAGCACCACCACACCAAAGCCCGCCAGCCAGGGCGGGTTGCCCATCCATTGCAGCAGTGCACGGCCCAGGGCGAAGTAGGCGGCGTTCAGGACGATGCCCGACATGAGCGCGCCGGTGGAGCCGCTGCCGCTGCCGTAAGCCCCCGGATACCACTCGTAAAACGGCAGCAGTCCGAGCTTGGCGCCAAAGCCCACCAGCCACAGCAGGCCGAGGAAGAAGGCCGGGGCCACGCCCCATCCGGTCCACTGCAGGGCGTAGGTGCCGAAAGCCAGACTCTGCCCCAGCATCAACACCGCCAGCAGCAAGGCCACGCCACCCACCTCCAGCAGCGCGAGCATGAACAGGTTGTCGTGCCCGGCCTGCACGCTGCGATGGTCGGCCAGCAGCATGAGCGCGCCGCCGAACCCCATCACCTCCCAGGCGATGAGAAAACTCGCGCCGTCTTGCAGGCCGTACACGCCTAAAGCGCCGAGCAGCGACAGCGCCGCGCCTGCGGCCCAGCCGCGTGTGTGCTTGGCGCCGCCGCGCAGGGTTGCAAAGAAGGCGGGCAGCAGCGCGGGCAGCATCAGCCACAGCGCGGCGGCGTCGGGGTGGAAGATGACGGGGGCATCGCCGAGTCGCAGCACGGCCTGCCCCGCGCTGCCGCCGGGCAGGCCCCACAGCGCGCCGACGGCGGCGAGCACGCAGCCCAGCGCGAGAAGCAAGCGGGGCAGGGCCGTACCCATGAACAAATCCGCCAGCAGCGCCAGCACCCAGGCCAGCGCGGCCAGGCCGAAGGCGGCCAGCGCGATGGCATCAGGCGTGTTCATGCCGGCCTCGATGGACGCGCTGCGGTCGGCGTTTCAGCAGCATCAGCAGGGCTTCGATCAGCGCGGCCGGGTTGGGCGGGCAGCCGGGCAGCCACACATCCACCGGCAGGATGCCCTCCAGCCCCTGATGGCAGGCGTAACCGCCACCATTGGTGCCGCTGCCGGTGGCGCAGGTGCCCGCAGCCATCACCCAGCGCGGCTGCGGCATGGCGTCATAGGTGCGCAGCAGCGGCTCGCGCATCGCGGCAGTGACGGGGCCGGTGACCAGCAGCAGATCGGCGAAACGCGGCGACGGGGTGAAGAACACACCCAGCCGGTGCAGGTTGTAGAAGGGGTTGAGCAAGGCTTGCAGCTCGCTCTCGCAGCCGTTGCACGAACCGGCATCGACGTGGCGGACGTGCAGGCTTTTGCCGAAGATTTTGAGTTCCCGAGTGAGCGCTTGTTCGTTCGAGTCTCCCCCTCCCGACCTTCCCCACGCGGTGGGGGATGCGTGATCCGCCTCCTCCTCAAGCTGGGGGGAGGTTTTTACCGAACCATGGTTCAACAAATCCGCCTTGTCGCGCACGCCGAACGCCCAATCGTGGCTGGCGCTGAGCGCGCCCTCGGGGCAGACCTCGGTGCAAAGCTGGCAGCCGACGCAGCGGGCGTAGTCGAGTTGCACATGTTGGCCAGTGTCGACGCCAATTGCGGACGCTGGGCATGCAGCGACGCAATCGTTGCAGCCGCTCTGCGCCGCGCTGCAGCGCGTAGCGTCGAAGCGAGGCAGGCCGAGCACGCCATCCTGCCCGTCGGGGCCGGGGCGCTGCGGCCAGGGCGTGGTGGCGCGGCCCTTGTGCCATCCGAACCAGGTCCATACCGGCATGGTCGTCTCCTTACCGATCCGCACCGGCGACGGACAGGCCGAAGCTGGCCTCGTTGATGGCGTAGTCCATCATGTTGCTGTCCTCCACGGTGAAGGGGAACACCCGCCAGTTGGAAAACGACGGGTCCTTGATCTTGACGCGCTGCAGCCGGGTGCGCGTGGCATCGAGATGCACCGCATACAGCAGGCCGCCGCGCGTGGTTTCCACCCAGCCCAGGCCTTCACCATGGGGATCGGCTGGTTCCAACACCTCGTGCCGCAGCACCGGACCGGGCTTGACGCGGCCGATGGCCTGACGGATCAGCGCCAGCGATTCGCGGATCTCCTCCATGCGCACCAGCGAGCGGGCGTGGGCGTCACCTGTTTTTTGCACGGGCACGGAAAAGCGCACCTTGTCGTAGTTGGCGTAAGGGTGGTCGCGGCGCAGATCGCGGTCGAGGCCGCTGGCGCGCTCGATCGGTCCGCAAGCGCCCTGGTCGAACGCAACCTGGCGGTCGAGATGGCCGGTCGTCATCAGGCGGTCGAGATGGCTGCGGGTGTTTTCAAGGCGCTGCAGATAGCTGCCGATGTCGTCGGTGACGGTGTCGAGCGCGGCGTCCAGGCCGCTCACATCGAGGTCGCGGCGCAACCCGCCGGGGGTGATGAGGCCGCGCAGAAACCGGCTGCCAGTGAGTTTGGCGTTGATCTGCTTGAGCCGTTCTTCGAGCAACAGCCCTTGCGCCTCGCCCACTTTCAGCGTGGTGGTCTTCGACAGATGGCCGAGGTAGTGCAGGTGGTTGTAGAGCCGCTCCAGTTCCGCGAGGATGACGCGCAGATAGCGCGAGCGCGACGGCGCACGCCAGCCCAACGCGCCTTCCACCGCCTGCGCAAACGCCAGCGCATGCGCCACCGAGTCGATGCCGCTGACCCGCTCGGCGAGCACCGCGCCCGCACGGAGGTCGGGAGCGCGCAAGGCAACGCCGGGCCGCCCCAAGTGCCCCCAGGAGATGGCAGCGTCATTTCCTGGGGGCACTTGAAAACGCGCTTCCATCGCGCGGTGTTTGTAAAACAGCCGCGGGTGATAGTGCAGGATGCCTTCGCCGATGTAGAAGAACAGGAATTGGGCGGACTCCACGATGTCCGCACGCACCGGGCCGAAGGGCAGGCGCTGGATGTCCGGCCCCAAGACCAGCGGCACGATGGGCGGTTGCGGGGTGAAGTCGAGAGCCGCGGCATGGATGTCGAAACCATGCGCAAGCGGTGCAGGTTGGCGCGGCATGCCTTCGTGCAGCACCAGCGGGTTGGGCTCGGGGTGGCCGGTGAAGCGCAGGCCGTCAAGGTCCATCATCTCGCGCTCATACCAGCCCAGCAACGGCAGCTTGTCGGCCAGCGAGGGCAGGGTGTGGTTGTCCGGTCGCACGCGCCAGACTTTGTAGGGCTGGTTCGCGCCCAGGCTCCCGAGGAAGCCGCCGGGCCGCCCCAAGGCTGCCTCACCCCCATGGGGGGCGGGAGCCGCTTGCGGCGACCTGGGGGCGCTCACGACATAGATCACGTCCAGCCCGCCGTCGCTGCAGCCGCAGGCGTAGGCCATCTGCATGCGGCCATGGGC is part of the Thiomonas sp. X19 genome and encodes:
- a CDS encoding proton-conducting transporter membrane subunit, with protein sequence MNTPDAIALAAFGLAALAWVLALLADLFMGTALPRLLLALGCVLAAVGALWGLPGGSAGQAVLRLGDAPVIFHPDAAALWLMLPALLPAFFATLRGGAKHTRGWAAGAALSLLGALGVYGLQDGASFLIAWEVMGFGGALMLLADHRSVQAGHDNLFMLALLEVGGVALLLAVLMLGQSLAFGTYALQWTGWGVAPAFFLGLLWLVGFGAKLGLLPFYEWYPGAYGSGSGSTGALMSGIVLNAAYFALGRALLQWMGNPPWLAGFGVVVLAAGMFTAILAILYAFQQSDWRRLLAFSSAENAGVAVTALGAALIFRAGGQDMLSALAWTVGMLHLMGHSLAKGSLFLTADSAAALQGNHHLRQNAILRHAPLTLGLGAVFAAMSLAAMPPTAGFVSEWYLFQALFHDFTLKGDGSRIALALAGAGLALTTAIALATMVKLFGVGLLGQNEEHSAQHRKHQTELTALQRFSVLITGLAAPVFAVTLVWWLPLMQQAAWPAVNAARQMTHGWLLVPLSAGFAFISPAMLVMAVPLLALLPLWLVWGRRRFAVRRAPLWCGGEDYAAHAGATTALSFSNAMRVFYNFVYRPHNAVARQFEGKPYFLKELQFSYSQAPVFGALLFTPAVRTVHGLARKLRFLQNGLMNAYLAYIGILLVLVFGLVLVWAPPT
- the nuoB gene encoding NADH-quinone oxidoreductase subunit NuoB, with product MPVWTWFGWHKGRATTPWPQRPGPDGQDGVLGLPRFDATRCSAAQSGCNDCVAACPASAIGVDTGQHVQLDYARCVGCQLCTEVCPEGALSASHDWAFGVRDKADLLNHGSVKTSPQLEEEADHASPTAWGRSGGGDSNEQALTRELKIFGKSLHVRHVDAGSCNGCESELQALLNPFYNLHRLGVFFTPSPRFADLLLVTGPVTAAMREPLLRTYDAMPQPRWVMAAGTCATGSGTNGGGYACHQGLEGILPVDVWLPGCPPNPAALIEALLMLLKRRPQRVHRGRHEHA
- a CDS encoding NADH-quinone oxidoreductase subunit C, with translation MRHCDTIRLRPGELPAAADALLTALGDTPSAHGRMQMAYACGCSDGGLDVIYVVSAPRSPQAAPAPHGGEAALGRPGGFLGSLGANQPYKVWRVRPDNHTLPSLADKLPLLGWYEREMMDLDGLRFTGHPEPNPLVLHEGMPRQPAPLAHGFDIHAAALDFTPQPPIVPLVLGPDIQRLPFGPVRADIVESAQFLFFYIGEGILHYHPRLFYKHRAMEARFQVPPGNDAAISWGHLGRPGVALRAPDLRAGAVLAERVSGIDSVAHALAFAQAVEGALGWRAPSRSRYLRVILAELERLYNHLHYLGHLSKTTTLKVGEAQGLLLEERLKQINAKLTGSRFLRGLITPGGLRRDLDVSGLDAALDTVTDDIGSYLQRLENTRSHLDRLMTTGHLDRQVAFDQGACGPIERASGLDRDLRRDHPYANYDKVRFSVPVQKTGDAHARSLVRMEEIRESLALIRQAIGRVKPGPVLRHEVLEPADPHGEGLGWVETTRGGLLYAVHLDATRTRLQRVKIKDPSFSNWRVFPFTVEDSNMMDYAINEASFGLSVAGADR